The sequence below is a genomic window from Pithys albifrons albifrons isolate INPA30051 chromosome 21, PitAlb_v1, whole genome shotgun sequence.
AACATTTCTCCCCTGAGCCTGAAAAGAcatggctttttattttcaaggtccttttccccagggctctgcctgaTTCTCTCCCCACTCTTTGCCAGCTCCAAGGTATTGATCTCAGCAGGATCACCAGTAAACTTCAAAGGGACTCACACTTGTGCTGCTTGTTGAGGGAGCATGAATGGTACCATCTGGGTCTTATCATTTCCCCTCTGCCTCCACAGGAGATAACAGCACCTCAGGAACCCTCTGGCCATctcacagccaggctggtggTAGTCACACCACCAGCCAGGACACACCTTACCAATAACTATTTCTGTTTCCTCATagctgccctgcagcaccatcccacaggcagcacaggctcTGGCACATGCACCCAACACCCACTGATCTGCTGGCcacaggggaaggaaggatCATGGAGAGGAGCACCCTTTTGTCCTGAAATACTCTGACTTCACTATGGCACATGCAATCAGAATGAGTGTGACTATGACTCACCACTACTGCTATACAATTTTCCATGAAGTCACATCATACCTGAAGGAACAAGGGGAAAAGTGAAACATTAACTAGACTTTACATTTCTGGGTGATGACAGCATAGCTACAAGGCACCAGGGCAGCATTcaaacagctggaaaaccaAGCCCCAGTTTCCACTGTCATTTTCCGTGCATTAGCAAAAGATTTGGTTACAGCTACTTAGTTACAAGCACCTTCACTTAGGTAGAATTTCACTCCTGTAACAACCCAAGCTCCTACCCCCAAAAAATGTTCTTGGCAGATGCTGGGCAAATACAGCCATGGgcaccccagcccagctgttcCAATTTCTGCATCACTGCACCACTGGGCGCTGGCCTGCTGAGTGGGAATCCCTGATGGGGAGGTAATCCCAGGTCAACCTTCTCCTGGCGTACTGGTGGGTGGATACATTAAAGGGgaggctgcccagagccagctgccTGCCACAGTTACTATGGCAGAGGGGATATTCCTTTGGTCCGGGAGCAGGTGCTcagatgtccctgcctgtgagagACCCCTGTGTTGGAACTCACAGCCGGCATTAGGGGGTCCCAAGACAAAGCCCCACGAAGAGGTCCTCAATCTGTCGCCACCACCTGGGGGTTTCTGGACCTCTGGTAAACCCCTGTTCAACACCTGTGAGGGCTCCTCAGGGAGTCCCCATCGCACAGCTGATTGCAGGAGAGCTGCAGATGTCTATGAACAGGCTCCCGGCACACCAAATCCTCAAATCCCTCGCTAACATAAATAAGGGGCCCCAGCCCATGGCTCCCCCATGGCAGTGTCCCCAACGCCCCCAAACCCGCACGGTGCGCTCTGGCTCCGGCCAACACGTGTGCGCGGCGAGTCCCCATCTCCGCACACGTGGGCAGAGCGCGCCGGTGGGTTCCCCCTCCCGGTCGGGGGAGCATCCCAGGGCTGAGCCGGAGCGTGGGCACGACCCTGCCGTGCCGTGCCATCCGTGCCGTGCCACCCCCCGCCGTGCCGCTCCGCACCGCCCACAGCCCCGCGAGCCGGGGGGCGGGATGCGGCCCGGGCCGTGCCCATAAGGCGGGCGGTGGGGGGGGGCGGTCCCGGCGGTCGGTCCATGGCGGCGGGGGCTGTGGTGCGGTGCCTGCGGGGCGCCCGGAGCCTCCTGCCCGCGGGCACCCGGCGGGAGTGCTGCGAGCTGGCCCGGCTGGCGGGGCCCGTGGTGAGAGCGGGGACGGGaagggacaggggggacacgCGGGGGATACGCTGCCCTCCCGCCAGGGAAGCGGGCCGGCCTCGCCGGGCCGGGGGTTGCGGTGGGACGCGGCCTCTTGGAGCTGGGCGGCGGTCACTGGGATGCGGAGCAGACAGATGTCGGGCTCGGCTGGCCCCGGGGCGCTGCCCGGCCGTGCTTCGGCTGCGTTCAgcccccggccccggctccgCCACCGGGGATGTTCCTCCCGCCTGTGCCGGGGCCAGCCCGGTGCCTCcgcagctgctgcaggcacagccagggttAACCCGCCACCCCTCATGCCTGGTTGGGCTCCCCGATGCTTATTTTTCGCCCCAGGGGCTCCCGCTGCTGCCCAGCGTGGTCCCCGGTGCCCTGCAATACGGCTGGGGAGGAGGCGCGGTGGGCTCGGGGGTGGGTGCCACGTTACCCCCTGGGGGACAAGCGAGTGGCTTTGCTTAGTGCCAGACCCTTGGCCACCCTTTGCAGGCGGCTCTGGGTGCAAAGGTACCTTAGGGCTTGCTGTCCTGAAATCCTCCCCGGACTGGAACTTGTCGCTTGTCCGGAAGGAAATGCACCCCTTGGTAGTCGGCACGGACTGTGCTGAACACGTTTTGGAGAGGCTTCTGCAAAGCGAAACATGCACCACAGCCCCGGTCTGAATCAATTGTGCATGAAGTTTTGTGCTTTTAATCTTCTGCTTTATTTAGTAAATCACTGCCAACCGTTCAACTTGTCAGAGACACCCTCCCTGACATCAACGCACTGCCAGCAGAGGAAATGTAGATTAGTTTCAGTTTCTGTAGCTGAATGCATCGAGCCCCCTCACTCCCCTCAAgcatcccacctgcagcacagcctgttcctCCACGTGCACAACCTCAAACCTAAACCTACAGCTGCCATTAGTTAACGATCATTTCACGTCAAACCCTGTGCTGGGGTGATCATGGAGGTACAAACCAGACCCCTCCTGTGGGGGTTACTCACAGCAGCAGGTCCAACATGCCCAGGCCTGGCAGCAGGactgcagctgcaggcagcagtgggaAATCTGTACAGGAGAAGGGTTTGTTCTGCTCTTCCTCTGACCACACCGAGATGGTTCTCCAGCAGTTGGCTCTTGGCTTGCCAGCTATGAGGTGGAAAGGAACATGAGCAGACCCTGGGCATGGTTTCCAGCTGTACCCACCCCTCAGTGGGTGTAAATGTCTAACTCCTACCACCTGGtttgagctgtgctgtgccatgacTCTGCCCCTGGTTGCCTGTAGGGAGGATGTCCTTTTGCCAAGGGAAAATGAGGTTTGAAATGCAATCTGTGCTGCAGCATCATGACACTTTGCTGTAGGCCCTGGAGAGGAACACACAGACTGGCCTTGGTATCTCTCCAGGAGAAGGTGTTGTGGTTTTGGAGGATGGTGTTTCAGAGATGCATGCAAATGTGAAAAAGCAtagagatgttttatttttcctctccatgCAACCTTGATCCTGGGAAAGAGGATTTCTAGTGAAGCAATTAAGCCTCATGTAAATGAGGTCATCTGGCAGATTGACTGTGTAACACCAAAATACCACAGGGCAGGTAGGTGTTTGCCTTGCAAGACAAAGCCACTGAGAGCCTGGGTGAGTcctgcagctgcctcctctgccccagcagtgtTGGCAAGCAGGGGCAGGGtcccaggacagcagagctttGGCCTCGAGGCATAGACAGAAACACCAGGAAACCTGACTGTTCCTAGCCCTACTCCTTGTGGAGGGGTGATGTTCCACCAGCTCTAATGGGTCCTCATCTCACCATATCCTTCTCCTCTCATCCTAGTTCTTTGCCAACCTGCTGTGGTTCCTCATCAGCGTGGTCAGCTCCATCTTCTGTGGCCACCTGGGGAAAGCTGAGCTGGATGCCGTGACGCTGGCTGTGTCTGTATGTATTACTCCAATTCCCCCTGGatttaaaacacacaaattatgtattaccaaaaaaaccccaaacctgtaGGAACATGTATATGGGGAGACTGTGCATCAGTACAGCCTGATGTTTGATCCACCaaactgttctttcttttaCCCTGAGCACAGGCACTAGAAGGGAGCTGAGCAGGCAGCGCCTGTGGCAGTGCAAGGCCAGCACCTGAGCAGGAAGCTGGAGCCTCTGACCAGCTCTCTGAACCCACCAGACCTGAGCAtgtggctgggagcagcactgtTTGCAGTGCTTTAGATTCTCACCTCTTCCAAGAGGATCCTTTCCCCcaccagagggaagaagaggcTATTTAGTTAACAAGATTTGTTATTCTGAGAAATAGAGAAGGGCTGGAAACTTCCCAAAAACTTGTAGCAGAAGTCTACCCACCCAGCTGGGAGGGCCACAGTGCTCTGGGCCAGGTTCCCTGTCTCTTCTTCAGGTTATCAACGTGACGGGCCTCTCCATCGGTTCTGGTTTAGCCTCAGCATGTGACACGCTGATGACCCAGGTCAGTAGCAGCTCCAGCTTTCCAGTGCCTGATGGGGTTTGCCTGGCGCTGTCTTGCCTCCTTTGAAGTGTGATCTGGGCACAAAGGGCAGAGAGGGACACTTCCCAGATGGAACAGGGCTACAGACACCCTGGCTGGAGTCTGCACCCTCCTTGCAGCTCCCCCAGGGAGCTCTGGGTCCCTTTGGGGTAGCATTTGCTGCTGCAGGGTGTGGGAAAGGCATTGAATCGACCTATTGTTGCCTTAAGAGTTTGCCCAGACCTTTTGACTCTCTCTCACCCCCACCTTGATCCTCTCTCGTCACTCAGACTTATGGCAGCAAGAACCTGAAGCAGGTGGGCACCATCCTGCAGCGGGGCATCctcatcctgctgctgtgctgcttccctTGCTGGGCACTCCTTATCAACACTGAGCAAATCCTCCTGCTCATCCGACAGGACCCTGAGGTTGCCAGGTCAGGGGTGAGATCCAGCCCTTCTGGATCAGGCTTTTGGCTGTGGGTGGGTTGCTATGTAGTGTTGAAATCAAGCCTCTCTGGAGCTTGAGTACAGCACTGTTTGGCTTGGCTCTTGCTTTCTTGTATTATTAACTGGGGAAACAACTCTCTTTCCAGGTTAACTCAGGTCTATGTGATGATCTTTATTCCAGCACTTCCTGTAAGTCTCTGCTGAAGCTGTTAGAAGTTCTGTGTCCCTTAGTAACatgaaggaaaggagggagagccTTTGCTGTGTGGCTCACAGGGCAGGTTTAGGGTTTTACAGTGTGCCCCTTGACCTTGTGCCTTAACAGATGTGCActggccagcagctgctggaccACCAAACCTGGGGCCTCTCATCTTCCCGTGCAAAGGCTTTTGCTGGGGCCACAGAAGTGGTGATGAACATTGGAACCAAGGGCTCCAGGGTCAATCTCTCCAGATAAAGGCTGGAGCTTGTTGTTCACATACAGCTCCTGGGCTCTGGTTGGTTGCTCTGACTTCTCTAAGGCAGGGAGCAGTACCCCTTTGGAATAAGGGTACATTAGGTTTATCCTTTCTTCCAAGCTTTCCAGGCTTTCTCACAGTGATGAGGTAGCATAGGAGATGTCTCTTCTGGAGACTGATCTCTCTTCCCAGTGGGAATGGGAGGTTCTGTTGCTCTTGGGTTTGGGTGCAGTACTGGCAGGTGCCACACTTCAGCCAAAGCACAGGAATGGGGTGTCAGGCAGGTGCTGGCTGGGGCACCCCAGGAAGGTGTATGTGTGTGGGGAGATTGATGTGTCAGTGTTTGATGGTTATTGAACTGAAGTCTGATGATGGACTGAATTCTGTGTCTTGCAGGCGGCGTTTCTGTACCAGCTGCTGACAAGATATTTACTAAGTCAGGTATTGTATAACTAGCTGGGTCTGGCCATAGATTAAAGGTATTCCCAGGAACATGGATGAAGTTGGGCTTCTCAGTTCATTCCCTTCTTGAGAGAGCTGGGCTAAGGAATGTGGGATGCACAGCACCCCAGCTGGCCctgggagagcacagaggaACCACCCTTAGCTGGCTCCATTTCCCCAGTGCTTCTTCCCAACTGTGTTTTATGGATTGTACCAGATCCTAAGCCCTCCATGTCACCTTCTGCATGTCTAACACAGCCCAGCCTTAcctggaacaggagctgcaTTCTTGGCTCTCTCCTTGGGCATTACTGAAGGTCTCGCTTGTGTTCACTGGATGGGGCTTGAGTAGCATTGGGGAAGCAAACTCCAAAGTCTCTCCTTGGCTTTCAGGAGATCATTATGCCTCAGGTGTTGACTGGGATTGCAGCCAACATCCTCAATGTGGTCATGAATGCCTTCTTCCTCTATGCACTGAAGCTGGGCATGGTGTAAGTGTGAGCAGGGGTGGTCAGTCTCTCCCTGGGTGCTCAGGgcttggggagggggaagggcagggctgtcTTGGGGGCCCAGTTCTGCCACCCTCTGCCCCAAGACAACCAGCCTGCAAAGATGAGGCTGCAGGGATCTGCCCTGTATCTACAGCAAGGCTTGTGTGGGTGCCAGTGGGTCTCTCTGGCTGTAGCTGAGGAGACGGGGGTGGATGTCACTTGTAACCTGCCTGTCTCCTTCTGCAGGGGCTCTGCTTGGGCTAACACTGTTTCTCAGTACACCCAGgccatcctcctcttcctttatGTGTGGTGGAAGAAGATCCATGTGAAGACCTGGGGAGGTACTGTTACACCTTAATCCTTCAGAGTACCACTCTCTGGCCTTGGGAACTTGGCATTGTCACCAGCCTCTGAGAAAGGGATTGTCATCCCCTCAGGGTGGGAAGATGCTGTAGCCATGTCCTTAAGGCCTTTACTGCAGCTCCAAATACATTCTTGTTGAACATCCTGTCTCAGGAATGCAGCATGGTGCAGCAGCAATGCTAGGGGGATGTCCTGTGAGATGCCCTGATGATTGGCCTCAGAGAGTGTCCAGAAGAGCATATGGTTCCTCCTTggatcagagagagagaacatgTGTTCATTTTGCTTTACCTCCTCATTACAGGTTGGAGCAGGGACTGCCTTCTGGACTGGGGCTCCTTCAtctggctggcagtgcctggcatGATCATGTTGTGTATTGAGTGGTGGACCTTTGAGATAGGGATCTTCTTGTCTGGTGAGTCCCAATCCTCTTTTTTCTCTGGTTCAACAGACCACcttccagctgtggctgcttctTGAGTGTGTCCCCAGAGCTCCTCCTGGCAGCAGCCTCTTCACCCTAAGGTTTGGGTCTGGAGGACACTGCAGGTATTCCCATCTGTTCAGTGGGAACCCTGTAGTCACTGCCTCTTTGTCAGCAATGGAAGGAGGTGATGAATCTTTTCCAGGGCTGCTCAGTGTGGTGGAGCTGGGTGCACAGTCTGTCATCAACGAGCTCTTGTGTGCTGCCTACATGGTAAGGGCTGGGTGTGTGAAACCTCAAACAGCCTGGGAGCAGTCCCCAAACAATGGCCCTGTGGATCAAAGCTGAGGTGGGAAGCAGGGGTCAGTACCAGGCAGGTAATGCCTCTCAggcctgccctgcagctgcacatcCAGGGTATGCTGCAGATGGAAAACCCCTTTACTGCAGCAACGCCAGTTTGTCCCAAATTCTCCActggggaagaagaaaatccctgcaggctgtgttgtcactgcaggctgtgctgccactcACCTCCTCTTGTCTCCTGCTCAGGTACCTCTGGGCTTCAGCGTGGCTGCAAATGTCAGGGTGGGCAATGCCTTGGGATCAGGGGATGTGGTGCAAGCCAAGACCTCCTGCGTCACTGCACTGCTGTGCACAGGTGAGCCCAGTGAGCCCAGCGGAATAAAGGGCAATGATCAGCAAAGGGTTCAGttcccacagggctggggactccTCCACAGGAACCCAAACCTGCTTGTTTGGACCATTCAAGCAAGACAAAAGATCCTGACTCCTCTTTTCTGTTACAAGCCTGGCACAAAGGCTGTAGTagttaaaaatgcaatttagcCTTCTGTCCTCCACCTCCAGAAGGTAGAGGGAGTATCTGGGGAGAGCATAAGGCAAACAGACTTGTCCTCTGCTGCAGTATCACTTGGAGGTCAGCCAAGTCCAATCCCTACTACAAGAAGCTCTTGAGGTCTGTGCCTGGGTCAGGAGCAGGATGTGCTGCCCTTGAATTTgactatttctttttctttcaggagtTTTTGCTGTGCTGGTTGCAACATTACTGGGAAGCCTAAGGAATGTTGTGGGATACATCTTCACCAATGACAAGTGTGTTAACAGCTTTCTTCTGAGTATTGTTACCTTCTTGGAGGGCGTTATTTATATCCCAGAAGTTGCTGACAGATAAGGGTTCATAAACTCcccagctggaaaacagctcctccccattccctggtgtcactgagcagcacaggtgCTTCTGGCACTGAGACACTACCATGGTAGCAGGCTGGGATCAGGCTTTGCAGCTGGCTGAGGGAGCTATGTGGGAACCAGAGTCCCTTGGGACCAGGTGGTGCTGCTTCCCCTGATCAGTATATACGTCTTCCCAACAGGGAGATTGTTACCGTGGTGTCCAAAGTGATGCTCATCTTTGGTCCATTCCACTTGTTTGATGCAACAGCAGTGAGTATTCCAGCATGTGGAGTGATTCCTCTCTGCAGGTTGGGGTGCTGTGGAAGGTGCAAAGCTGCCTGTAGCTCACTCTTGACCTGTTAAAGTGAATGCAGAGAAGCCAATTGATAAGCTGTCAAAGCAACTGTTTGTGATACCTGTAGTATCTTGGTGTCCCCTGTGCTTGTAGTTGTCCCTTGGCATTGCTGTAAACAACccagtttttcctcctcttttccccaGCAGGGCTCCAGCTTTTTACTGGCTTATCAAAGCAACACAAGTGAGCAGCTGGGTGTTCAGAGATATTGTGTGCTCCCAGCATCCTGGCAGTGCTCATAAACTCGTTAGATAGTAATTTTGGCCTGTTTCCTCCAGTCACGTGCTGGGGAGAGGGAAtgtgggcagtgtgggaagCTCTGTGGGATCTGCTAGTGCTGCCTGTTGGCATTGGTAGCTGGAGCAACAGGAGCTCCACACCACGTGCTCCAGAATGTGGCTTTGCAGGACAGTGCTGTAGGTTCCCCTGTTCCTagggctgtgccaggccccAGATCTCCCATGGTGGTGCCTTGACAGGGAtccctctgccctctctccTTAGGCGACCTGTGGGGGTGTGCTGCGGGGCACGGGCAAGCAGAAGTTGGGTGCCATTGCCAACGCCATTGGATACTACACCATCGGCCTGCCCATCGGCATCTCCCTCATGTTTGCTGC
It includes:
- the LOC139681591 gene encoding multidrug and toxin extrusion protein 2-like; amino-acid sequence: MAAGAVVRCLRGARSLLPAGTRRECCELARLAGPVFFANLLWFLISVVSSIFCGHLGKAELDAVTLAVSVINVTGLSIGSGLASACDTLMTQTYGSKNLKQVGTILQRGILILLLCCFPCWALLINTEQILLLIRQDPEVARLTQVYVMIFIPALPAAFLYQLLTRYLLSQEIIMPQVLTGIAANILNVVMNAFFLYALKLGMVGSAWANTVSQYTQAILLFLYVWWKKIHVKTWGGWSRDCLLDWGSFIWLAVPGMIMLCIEWWTFEIGIFLSGLLSVVELGAQSVINELLCAAYMVPLGFSVAANVRVGNALGSGDVVQAKTSCVTALLCTGVFAVLVATLLGSLRNVVGYIFTNDKEIVTVVSKVMLIFGPFHLFDATAATCGGVLRGTGKQKLGAIANAIGYYTIGLPIGISLMFAAKMGVLGLWVGMIVCISVQALSFLAFVIRMDWKKAAEEAQVRAGTKVQLEDVNSNGTTANKTSAVDYTSVATVDTVALPEGIVVGERQLDHELISPEEPVVVPAPPAVAWRAMIIRRVLAAAAAVAVLLVGILLRLLTGNG